Sequence from the Flavobacterium sp. TR2 genome:
TAGAAATATTATTTCAAATTATCGGAATCGGTTCGGCATCTGGATTATTTTACAACAATGACGCTCTTTACGTAATTGGCGACAATAGCGGATTTCTTTACGAATACAATATGCAGAATCAGCAGCTAAATCAGCACGCTTTAATTGATAATCCGACACAGAATATCCCGAAAAACTTAAAACCCGATTTTGAATCGCTCACACATCATAATGACACGCTGTATGTTTTTGGTTCTGGTTCGACCGAAAACCGAAATAAAATGATTGAATTTGATTTGAAATCGAAAACCATTTTACAAAAGAATAATTTAGTCGATCTATATGCTGTAATGCAGAATTTCGGCGACATTAAACCAGAAGATTTCAATCTAGAAGGTGCTATTTTTGATGGTGAAAACTGGTATTTGTTCAATCGCGGAAATGGCGTCTCAAACAAAAACACCATTTTTACAATTCATGCCAAAAATTTAGGAGAAGAATTTGCCTTGATTTCTGTCAATTATAAACTCCCAAAAATAAAAGGCGTTCGTTCCAGTTTTACAGATGCCATTTTGGTCGATGACAAAATCTATTTCCTTTCAACTGCAGAAGACACCAAATCAACTTATGATGACGGAGAAATTCTGGGAAGCTTCATCGGAAGAATCGATGTAAAAACCATGAAAATCGATTTTACCCAAAAGATTACCTCAACCAATAAATTTGAAGGTCTGACTTTCTATAAAAAAGAAAACAATAAAATTGAGTTT
This genomic interval carries:
- a CDS encoding DUF6929 family protein, with the protein product MEKFTLEILFQIIGIGSASGLFYNNDALYVIGDNSGFLYEYNMQNQQLNQHALIDNPTQNIPKNLKPDFESLTHHNDTLYVFGSGSTENRNKMIEFDLKSKTILQKNNLVDLYAVMQNFGDIKPEDFNLEGAIFDGENWYLFNRGNGVSNKNTIFTIHAKNLGEEFALISVNYKLPKIKGVRSSFTDAILVDDKIYFLSTAEDTKSTYDDGEILGSFIGRIDVKTMKIDFTQKITSTNKFEGLTFYKKENNKIEFLLCEDNDTELLETKIYKLTLPIK